The proteins below come from a single Chitinophaga pinensis DSM 2588 genomic window:
- a CDS encoding single-stranded DNA-binding protein, whose product MRGVNKVILIGNLGRDPDVQFLEGNIAVAKFSLATTETFKDRAGKLISQTEWHTVVLWRGLAELAQKYLHKGSLVYIEGRLRTRSWEDKEGNKKFATEVVGDNLVMLDKRMDLNNTEHAIHHSNTGSNTGDNFPNMEIPPQLNDTADDLPF is encoded by the coding sequence ATGAGAGGTGTTAATAAAGTAATCCTGATTGGCAACTTGGGTAGAGATCCAGACGTACAGTTTTTAGAAGGTAATATCGCAGTAGCCAAGTTTTCCCTGGCGACTACAGAAACATTCAAAGACAGAGCTGGTAAACTGATTTCCCAAACAGAATGGCATACGGTTGTATTATGGCGCGGACTGGCGGAATTAGCCCAAAAGTACCTGCACAAGGGAAGTCTTGTATATATTGAAGGACGCCTCCGTACCCGCAGCTGGGAAGACAAGGAGGGTAATAAGAAGTTTGCCACTGAAGTAGTAGGTGATAACCTTGTTATGCTGGATAAACGTATGGACCTGAACAACACTGAACATGCCATACATCATAGCAACACAGGCAGCAATACCGGTGATAATTTCCCCAATATGGAAATACCCCCCCAACTGAACGACACAGCGGACGATCTTCCTTTTTAA
- a CDS encoding DUF3109 family protein yields MIIIDDKYISDEVIEEQFVCNLGACKGACCVAGDCGAPLDKEEVKKLKKIYPKIKSYLRPDGIAEIEKTGTHTTDDEYGYVTPIVNKGICAYAVIDDHGVVGCGIEKAYNEGVVDYKKPISCHLYPIRVTKYEAFEALNYDRWDICKPACKNGKSLRVPVYRFLREALIRKYGEEFYQVLDKIATKQYKAE; encoded by the coding sequence ATGATCATTATTGACGATAAGTATATCAGCGACGAAGTTATTGAGGAACAGTTCGTCTGCAACCTGGGAGCCTGTAAAGGCGCCTGCTGCGTTGCAGGTGATTGCGGAGCGCCGCTGGATAAGGAGGAAGTGAAGAAACTCAAGAAGATCTATCCGAAGATCAAATCCTACCTTCGGCCCGACGGCATCGCCGAAATAGAAAAAACAGGTACACATACCACCGATGATGAATACGGCTATGTGACGCCAATCGTAAATAAAGGCATCTGCGCTTACGCAGTAATCGATGACCATGGCGTTGTCGGCTGCGGCATAGAAAAAGCTTATAACGAAGGCGTTGTAGACTACAAAAAGCCGATCTCCTGCCACCTCTACCCTATCCGGGTCACAAAATATGAGGCATTCGAAGCTCTTAACTACGACAGATGGGACATCTGTAAACCAGCCTGCAAAAACGGCAAAAGCCTCCGTGTACCGGTATACCGCTTTCTCCGGGAAGCACTGATCCGCAAATACGGAGAAGAATTCTATCAGGTGCTGGACAAAATCGCAACAAAACAATACAAAGCTGAATAA
- the purH gene encoding bifunctional phosphoribosylaminoimidazolecarboxamide formyltransferase/IMP cyclohydrolase has product MQKQIKSALISVFYKDNLENIVKKLGEQGVTIYSTGGTQKFIEDLGVKCVAVEELTAYPSILGGRVKTLHPKIFGGILARRENLQDLEQLAQYAIPELDLVIVDLYPFEETVKSTKEEQTIIEKIDIGGVSLIRAAGKNYKDVVIVASKDQYADLEQVLNNGNGTSIEDRRAFAAKAFEVCANYDVAISQYFLNNEPAAYFQVSAPQGQIMRYGENPHQKGVFYGNLSEIFNKLHGKELSYNNLVDVDAACQLIQEFTETTFAVIKHTNVCGIASRPTLKAAWDAALAGDKESAFGGVLVTNAVIDKTTAESISEIFFEILIAPGFDADALTVLQAKKNRILLQQLQPVKAPYVYKNVLNGVLLQENDKGNYQEWNEAGARPSTPAEKADLEFANLVCKHLKSNAIALVKDKQLIGKGCGQTSRIDSLRHAIAKAAQFNFDLKGAAMASDAFFPFDDCVRIAHEEGITSVIQPGGSMRDNDSIEFCKQNGMVMVMTGTRHFRH; this is encoded by the coding sequence ATGCAAAAGCAAATTAAATCTGCATTGATCTCCGTTTTCTATAAAGATAACCTGGAGAACATTGTTAAAAAGTTAGGTGAACAGGGAGTAACTATTTATTCAACTGGTGGTACTCAGAAATTCATCGAGGACCTGGGCGTGAAATGTGTGGCAGTGGAAGAGCTGACAGCTTATCCTTCCATTCTGGGCGGACGTGTAAAGACGTTACATCCGAAAATATTTGGTGGTATCCTGGCGCGCCGGGAAAACCTGCAGGATCTGGAGCAGCTGGCACAGTATGCTATTCCTGAGCTGGACCTGGTGATTGTTGACCTGTATCCGTTTGAGGAGACAGTAAAGAGTACAAAAGAGGAGCAGACCATCATCGAGAAAATTGATATCGGTGGCGTATCCCTGATCAGAGCGGCGGGTAAGAACTACAAAGATGTAGTGATCGTTGCTTCCAAAGATCAGTATGCTGATCTGGAGCAGGTGCTGAATAACGGTAACGGTACCAGCATTGAAGACCGCAGAGCATTTGCTGCAAAAGCATTTGAAGTGTGTGCTAATTACGATGTAGCTATCTCCCAGTACTTCCTGAACAATGAGCCTGCTGCATACTTCCAGGTATCTGCACCTCAGGGTCAGATCATGCGTTACGGAGAAAATCCGCATCAGAAAGGCGTATTCTACGGCAACCTTTCTGAAATATTCAATAAACTGCACGGTAAGGAGTTATCTTATAATAACCTGGTGGATGTTGACGCTGCCTGCCAGCTGATACAGGAATTCACAGAAACGACGTTCGCTGTTATCAAACATACCAACGTATGTGGTATCGCGAGCCGTCCTACGCTGAAAGCAGCATGGGATGCAGCACTGGCTGGTGACAAGGAGAGCGCTTTCGGTGGCGTACTGGTAACGAATGCAGTAATCGACAAAACGACTGCTGAATCTATCAGCGAAATTTTCTTCGAAATCCTGATTGCACCTGGTTTTGACGCTGATGCGCTGACTGTGCTGCAGGCTAAGAAGAACCGTATCCTGCTGCAGCAACTGCAGCCGGTGAAGGCGCCTTATGTATATAAAAATGTCCTGAACGGTGTTCTGCTGCAGGAAAATGATAAAGGCAATTACCAGGAGTGGAATGAAGCGGGCGCAAGACCGTCTACCCCGGCTGAAAAAGCTGATCTGGAATTTGCTAACCTGGTATGTAAACACCTGAAATCTAACGCGATCGCGCTGGTAAAAGACAAACAGCTGATCGGGAAAGGTTGTGGACAGACTTCCCGTATCGATTCACTGCGCCACGCTATTGCGAAGGCCGCTCAGTTCAATTTCGATCTAAAAGGTGCTGCTATGGCTTCTGACGCTTTCTTCCCCTTTGACGATTGCGTACGCATCGCTCATGAAGAAGGTATCACTTCCGTGATTCAGCCGGGAGGTTCCATGAGAGACAATGATTCAATAGAATTCTGCAAACAGAACGGTATGGTGATGGTTATGACCGGCACCCGCCACTTCAGACATTAA
- a CDS encoding YqaE/Pmp3 family membrane protein: protein MTLIAILLPWLSFMLRGKILTGILCLLLQITLIGWIPAAIWAVISLQNAREDRRTRKIVKAMKQNR, encoded by the coding sequence ATGACACTTATCGCCATCTTGTTACCCTGGCTCTCCTTTATGTTAAGAGGAAAGATCTTAACAGGTATATTATGCCTGTTACTACAGATCACATTGATCGGCTGGATCCCTGCCGCTATATGGGCCGTTATATCCCTTCAAAATGCACGGGAAGACCGTAGAACACGGAAAATTGTCAAAGCAATGAAGCAAAACAGGTAG
- a CDS encoding LutB/LldF family L-lactate oxidation iron-sulfur protein has translation MHQNASTFLENSEKKATNLVHRQTINFNIGKYNTAVKAGKQQFADLTTARERAKNIKWRALEHLDKHLEEFESNFTRRGGKVIWAENTQQVLEEILAICEAKNCKSIVKSKSMATEEVHLNHFLAQHNIECVETDLGEYIQQLDGEPPYHIVTPAMHKSKEDVARLFAEKLGTPPDLTPQEMTLVAREKLRQKYLDAEIGITGANFIIADIGGIAVTENEGNARLSTAFPKTHIVLVGIEKMLPSINDLAMFWPLLATYGTGQQVTVYNSIFSGPRQENETDGPEEMYVILMDNGRTNILADTEARESLYCIRCGSCLNACPVYKNIGGHSYGTTYSGPIGSVITPHLQGMESFMHLSYASSLCGNCTEVCPVRINVHELLLHNRHKAVEENYTSGGEKMSWFGWKQASLSRRMMNLVGGGAKNFFMKKFFSQAWGDDRSLPVFAPKSFNQLWKERKK, from the coding sequence ATGCATCAGAACGCCTCCACTTTTCTTGAAAACAGTGAGAAGAAAGCGACAAACCTTGTACATCGCCAGACGATCAACTTCAATATCGGTAAGTATAATACTGCCGTGAAAGCTGGTAAACAACAGTTTGCCGATCTGACCACCGCACGCGAAAGAGCCAAGAATATCAAGTGGAGAGCACTGGAACACCTGGATAAACACCTGGAGGAATTTGAAAGCAACTTCACCCGCAGAGGTGGTAAAGTGATCTGGGCAGAGAATACACAACAGGTACTGGAAGAAATACTCGCTATCTGCGAAGCCAAGAACTGCAAAAGCATCGTAAAAAGTAAGTCCATGGCCACGGAAGAAGTGCACCTGAATCACTTCCTGGCACAGCATAATATCGAATGTGTAGAAACCGACCTGGGTGAATACATTCAACAGCTGGACGGTGAACCACCTTATCATATCGTGACGCCTGCCATGCATAAAAGCAAGGAAGACGTGGCAAGACTGTTCGCAGAGAAACTGGGCACTCCGCCCGATCTGACGCCCCAGGAAATGACTCTGGTAGCCAGAGAAAAACTCCGTCAGAAATACCTCGACGCAGAAATCGGTATTACCGGCGCTAACTTCATCATTGCCGATATCGGCGGCATCGCTGTTACCGAAAATGAAGGAAATGCACGTCTCAGTACCGCCTTTCCTAAAACACATATCGTCCTGGTAGGTATCGAAAAGATGCTGCCTTCTATCAATGACCTGGCGATGTTCTGGCCCCTACTGGCTACCTATGGTACCGGTCAGCAGGTAACCGTTTACAACTCTATTTTCAGCGGCCCCCGCCAGGAAAATGAGACGGATGGCCCGGAAGAAATGTACGTTATCCTCATGGATAACGGCCGTACCAACATTCTGGCCGATACAGAAGCCCGCGAAAGCCTCTATTGTATCCGCTGCGGCTCCTGCCTGAACGCCTGCCCGGTCTATAAAAATATCGGTGGTCATAGTTACGGTACCACCTATAGCGGTCCTATCGGATCCGTGATTACTCCACACCTGCAGGGTATGGAATCATTCATGCACCTCAGCTATGCCTCTTCTCTCTGTGGCAACTGCACAGAGGTATGCCCTGTAAGGATCAACGTACACGAATTACTGCTCCATAATCGTCATAAAGCGGTGGAAGAGAATTATACCTCCGGAGGAGAAAAAATGTCCTGGTTTGGCTGGAAACAGGCAAGTCTGAGCCGCCGGATGATGAACCTCGTAGGCGGCGGCGCCAAAAACTTCTTCATGAAGAAATTCTTCTCACAAGCCTGGGGTGACGACAGATCCCTTCCTGTATTCGCACCGAAATCCTTTAACCAGCTGTGGAAAGAGAGAAAAAAATAG
- a CDS encoding TonB family protein has product MNHSVDPELIRKYLAGELDNKAMHALEKQALDDPFLADALDGFAERKPDQRMHLADLSKRLEVRVKGKEERKIIPMINLDRRWLAAAGILLLVMGGLFWMWRSGFRGAQSIAYKSADVADSAITDTLQYYNQEEPMAWGNKAEKLRGISIAPDTGSHIFPGNMAAESKGIAGILRRESDTVALAMAPAPSPVAAAPTFMAEKADRADTIDTKIVDVAIANPKEIMPEKEKESDARYRNLYAAKPIVANRFIRGQVNDGKTGLAGVAVRLEGTTQGVVTGADGFFSLNVPDTAKNVNLVTSYIGFKQQRLSVSPRENHLDITLKEDNSSLSDVVVTGYDKKFSKKPGNIYQPPMPAEGYDSYNEYLSKNTRYPASAAADNVKGRVKVSFRVQPDGSLEDFKIVRRLQPDCDAEALRLIKEGPGWTPASDRTTARVTVEVYFPAKTPR; this is encoded by the coding sequence ATGAACCATAGCGTTGATCCGGAGCTGATCCGCAAATATCTGGCAGGAGAGCTGGATAATAAGGCGATGCATGCTCTGGAGAAGCAGGCGCTGGATGATCCGTTTCTGGCGGATGCCCTGGACGGGTTTGCTGAGCGCAAGCCTGATCAGCGGATGCATCTGGCTGATCTTAGCAAGCGATTGGAGGTTCGTGTAAAGGGTAAGGAAGAGCGGAAAATTATCCCGATGATCAACCTGGACAGGCGTTGGCTGGCAGCGGCAGGTATCCTGTTGCTGGTGATGGGTGGTTTGTTCTGGATGTGGCGTTCCGGTTTCAGGGGCGCTCAGTCTATTGCCTACAAATCTGCAGATGTAGCAGATAGTGCTATTACTGATACCTTACAATATTATAACCAGGAAGAACCGATGGCCTGGGGCAATAAAGCCGAAAAACTCCGGGGTATCAGCATCGCTCCGGATACCGGCAGCCATATTTTCCCCGGAAATATGGCTGCTGAGTCTAAGGGCATTGCAGGTATTTTAAGAAGAGAATCGGATACCGTGGCGCTGGCAATGGCGCCGGCACCGTCGCCTGTTGCAGCTGCACCGACCTTTATGGCAGAAAAGGCAGACAGAGCGGATACCATTGATACGAAGATTGTGGATGTGGCCATCGCCAATCCCAAAGAGATAATGCCTGAGAAAGAGAAAGAAAGTGATGCGCGATACAGAAACCTATATGCCGCAAAACCAATCGTCGCTAACCGCTTTATCAGGGGGCAGGTCAACGATGGAAAAACCGGTCTGGCTGGTGTTGCGGTAAGACTTGAGGGTACCACACAAGGAGTGGTGACAGGGGCGGATGGTTTCTTCTCGCTGAATGTACCGGATACGGCAAAAAATGTGAATCTTGTTACATCCTATATCGGATTTAAACAGCAAAGACTGAGTGTTTCACCAAGAGAGAATCACCTGGATATTACTCTGAAAGAAGATAATAGTAGTCTGAGCGATGTAGTCGTAACCGGTTATGATAAAAAGTTCAGCAAGAAACCGGGTAATATTTATCAGCCACCAATGCCAGCGGAAGGATACGACAGTTATAATGAATACCTTTCAAAGAATACCCGTTATCCTGCTTCCGCAGCTGCTGATAATGTAAAGGGCAGGGTAAAAGTGTCGTTCCGGGTACAGCCTGACGGCTCACTGGAAGACTTTAAGATAGTCAGACGTTTACAGCCTGACTGTGATGCGGAAGCATTGCGATTGATAAAAGAAGGCCCCGGATGGACGCCTGCATCCGATAGAACGACAGCGCGCGTTACCGTGGAAGTTTATTTCCCGGCTAAAACTCCCAGATAA
- the gldE gene encoding gliding motility-associated protein GldE, translating to MNILYTYPASILPGKLTLLQAAAPIATPNVVIYLLVIFILLLMAFIVSGAEVAFFSLNYKDLNALKTRQNTSGKLITKLLEKPRSLLASLQIAGILLSLAFIMVTSYLITQMEDLQTVPVVSFVVRIAIIIFVLLFCGQVLPRVWAAQNNIRFATYFAWFVSLVHATLEPVSDFYVSLSESIEARFFHRGSGAVNYQEIDEAIEMSVDPTASQEEKNILKGILKFGNITVKQIMHTRLDVSGIEYDDNFDIVVKRVADLHYSRLPVYKGNLDNIVGVIHTKDLLPHLDKGKSFDWHTVMRQPFFVHGHKLIEDLLAEFQNRRMHFAVVVDEFGGTSGIVTLEDIVEEVIGDIKDEFDEEEFNYSKVDNNTYVFEGKTMLNDVCRIMNVPPDTFEVVKGESDSIGGLILELAGKFPEENSVISHEEYDFTVLEVSKMRIQKVQVTIRQNVEDEK from the coding sequence TTGAACATTTTGTACACCTATCCGGCAAGCATTTTACCTGGTAAGCTTACCCTGTTACAAGCAGCGGCGCCCATCGCCACTCCCAACGTGGTTATCTATCTGCTTGTGATATTCATACTACTCCTCATGGCTTTTATCGTCTCCGGCGCAGAAGTGGCATTCTTCTCCCTGAACTATAAAGACCTGAACGCCCTGAAAACAAGGCAGAACACCAGCGGAAAGCTGATTACCAAACTATTGGAAAAGCCCCGCTCCCTGCTGGCCTCTCTCCAGATAGCCGGTATTCTGCTCTCCCTCGCCTTTATCATGGTCACCAGCTACCTCATCACCCAGATGGAAGACCTCCAGACCGTTCCGGTTGTGTCTTTTGTAGTACGTATAGCCATTATCATCTTCGTACTCCTCTTCTGTGGGCAGGTACTGCCAAGAGTATGGGCAGCACAAAACAATATCCGGTTCGCCACCTACTTCGCCTGGTTCGTCAGTCTCGTACACGCGACCCTCGAACCTGTCAGCGACTTTTACGTTAGTCTCAGCGAAAGCATTGAAGCCCGCTTCTTCCACAGAGGCAGCGGCGCTGTCAATTACCAGGAGATCGACGAAGCCATCGAAATGAGCGTCGATCCAACCGCCTCCCAGGAAGAAAAAAATATCCTGAAAGGTATCCTGAAATTCGGCAATATCACCGTTAAACAGATCATGCACACACGTCTCGACGTATCCGGTATCGAATATGACGATAACTTCGATATCGTCGTAAAACGCGTGGCTGACCTGCACTACTCCCGCCTCCCCGTATACAAAGGCAACCTCGATAATATCGTCGGCGTAATCCATACCAAAGACCTCCTGCCCCACCTCGATAAAGGCAAAAGCTTTGACTGGCACACCGTTATGCGCCAACCCTTCTTCGTACACGGCCATAAACTGATCGAAGACCTCCTCGCAGAATTCCAGAACAGACGTATGCATTTTGCCGTAGTCGTAGACGAATTTGGTGGTACTTCCGGTATCGTTACCCTGGAAGACATCGTGGAAGAAGTAATCGGTGATATCAAAGACGAATTCGATGAAGAAGAATTCAACTACAGCAAAGTAGATAATAATACATACGTTTTTGAAGGCAAAACCATGCTCAATGACGTTTGCCGGATCATGAACGTCCCTCCCGATACATTTGAAGTCGTGAAAGGAGAAAGTGACTCTATCGGTGGACTGATCCTCGAACTGGCAGGTAAATTCCCGGAAGAAAACAGCGTGATATCCCACGAAGAATACGACTTTACCGTACTGGAAGTAAGCAAAATGCGCATCCAGAAAGTACAGGTCACCATCAGGCAAAATGTGGAAGACGAGAAATAG
- the mutY gene encoding A/G-specific adenine glycosylase yields MKQFFTNALLEWNDNENTRSMPWKGEKDPYRIWLSEIILQQTRVEQGWAYYEKFILNYPTVQELAAAPEEAVFRLWQGLGYYARCKNMLAAAKQIASQYHGHFPNTYETIQSLKGVGPYTSAAIASFAFNLPHAVLDGNVFRVLSRFFDIDTPIDTTAGKKQFTDLAQELLPHGKSASYNQSIMDFGAVVCKPQQPACKSCPLAAKCKGYQQGLTALLPVKSKKLVIKKRYFYYLVLQHKENVYIRKRTENDIWQNLHEFILIETPGPEDPGSLLSSAAFKAVMKDIRYNMDGASATFKQQLTHQTIHSQFLLLSVSKKPEIPGYTAVPRDQLDLYAFPKTITDFLRNRELTLF; encoded by the coding sequence ATGAAGCAGTTTTTTACGAATGCACTCCTGGAATGGAACGATAACGAGAATACGCGTTCTATGCCATGGAAAGGTGAGAAAGATCCCTACCGGATATGGCTGTCTGAAATTATACTCCAGCAAACACGTGTGGAACAGGGATGGGCCTACTACGAGAAGTTTATCTTAAACTATCCGACCGTTCAGGAACTGGCCGCTGCGCCGGAAGAAGCAGTGTTCCGCCTCTGGCAGGGACTGGGTTATTATGCCCGCTGTAAAAATATGCTGGCAGCCGCCAAACAGATCGCATCTCAGTATCACGGTCATTTCCCGAATACATACGAAACCATACAATCGCTCAAAGGTGTAGGCCCCTATACATCCGCGGCTATCGCCTCCTTTGCATTCAACCTGCCACACGCCGTACTGGATGGCAACGTATTCCGCGTGCTGTCCCGGTTCTTTGATATAGATACACCCATCGATACCACAGCTGGTAAAAAGCAATTTACCGATCTGGCACAGGAACTGCTTCCGCACGGAAAATCAGCTTCGTATAACCAGTCCATTATGGACTTTGGCGCCGTTGTATGCAAACCACAGCAACCCGCCTGTAAAAGCTGTCCGCTTGCCGCAAAATGCAAAGGCTACCAGCAGGGACTCACCGCGCTGTTACCCGTAAAATCCAAAAAGCTGGTCATTAAAAAGCGTTACTTCTACTACCTGGTACTACAGCATAAAGAGAATGTCTATATCCGGAAACGTACGGAAAATGATATCTGGCAGAACCTCCATGAGTTCATTCTTATAGAAACTCCTGGTCCCGAAGATCCAGGCTCCTTACTATCCTCTGCAGCCTTCAAAGCAGTCATGAAAGATATACGTTACAACATGGATGGGGCTTCCGCTACCTTTAAACAACAGCTTACACACCAGACAATCCATAGCCAGTTTCTCCTGCTTTCAGTCAGCAAAAAGCCCGAAATCCCCGGCTACACCGCCGTCCCAAGGGATCAACTGGATCTTTACGCCTTTCCTAAAACCATCACCGACTTTCTCAGAAACAGGGAACTTACCCTCTTTTGA
- a CDS encoding RNA polymerase sigma factor — MKDADDAVLILEYKRSGQLDYLAALYQRYMNLVYGVCLRYFDEESSKDVVMQIFEELIVKLQQHEVQNFKSWLHVLTKNHCLMKLRSMKNREGKEISLDGLPVMENDSFAHHENGVNIEVHLQGMEKCLDALPEEQKRSVDLFYLKEKSYKEVADITGYDMKKVKSYIQNGKRNLKICMEQQDA; from the coding sequence ATGAAAGATGCTGATGATGCCGTGTTGATCCTGGAGTACAAACGCTCCGGTCAGCTCGACTATCTGGCTGCGTTGTACCAACGCTACATGAATCTGGTATATGGTGTATGTCTCCGCTATTTTGATGAAGAGTCCAGTAAGGATGTCGTTATGCAGATCTTTGAGGAGCTGATCGTTAAGTTGCAGCAGCATGAGGTTCAGAACTTTAAGAGCTGGCTGCATGTGCTGACGAAGAACCATTGTCTGATGAAACTGCGTTCCATGAAAAACAGGGAGGGAAAGGAAATTTCCCTTGACGGACTACCTGTTATGGAAAATGACTCTTTTGCACATCATGAGAATGGAGTTAACATAGAAGTACATCTGCAGGGCATGGAAAAATGCCTGGATGCTTTGCCGGAAGAGCAGAAGCGAAGTGTAGATCTATTCTATCTCAAAGAGAAAAGCTATAAAGAGGTCGCGGATATCACCGGATATGACATGAAAAAGGTCAAAAGTTATATCCAGAATGGTAAGCGCAACCTGAAAATCTGTATGGAACAACAAGATGCCTGA
- a CDS encoding ComEC/Rec2 family competence protein, translating to MILAVMAFAGVLLFVSARLPLVVRYRYDWWRGIALQCLVAGSGCLLVVLSDVRYHGYYFENSVQAGDLLQVRLEEPVQAKKKTFKTIAQVRYVVRGNMRIPAKGRLLVYLQIDSNARRLRQGDQLLIKNNSVPVSRSGNPGAFDHRSYCEWQQIYRQVYLQQDAWHLLQEREESSIQRWLHVSRGYCLQTLQQYIGGREAALAAALLIGYRYDLDPEMVQDYTNTGIVHIIAISGMHLALIYGALLWLLRWWPAQRFADMLKGILIIVLLWAFTLLTGGAASVLRATVMFTFLTLGKFLLQRHTNVYNTLAASAFLLLCYEPRLLLDVGFQLSYLAVLSIVVAYRRLYYQLRFDNKYLNRLWDMTALTLAAQLFTLPVSLYYFHQFPLYFLPANMMAVPLSTVVLYGELLLLIVGRIPAIAVMVGSLLKMIMQLMNTLVNQIGHLPGALMADTQLPLFSVLCLYACIGGLLLWMMHQWKPGLYVLLLAMTSWSVGSMFLRLNEQHQRKMVVYNIPGHTVVDMVSGRRAWRLTGKGITDTVYDRYLRPAYVYYGIGEIAGTCAEESLFPGFRVLVAGNKRLVIVDSILPKRYPEKKLRTDYLLLSHNPHVDIKQLEKIFDAAYYIFDASNSLRNIQRWKSDCYVLTLRFFSVPDQGAYVVNF from the coding sequence ATGATATTAGCTGTAATGGCTTTTGCGGGCGTGTTGTTGTTTGTTTCAGCAAGACTGCCACTGGTAGTACGATATCGGTATGACTGGTGGCGGGGCATTGCCTTACAATGCCTGGTTGCCGGTAGTGGATGTTTGCTGGTCGTGTTGTCAGATGTGCGTTATCACGGTTATTATTTTGAAAACAGTGTTCAAGCCGGAGATCTGCTGCAGGTAAGGCTGGAGGAGCCGGTGCAGGCAAAGAAAAAGACGTTTAAAACGATCGCTCAGGTACGATATGTTGTACGTGGCAACATGCGTATACCTGCAAAGGGGCGTTTACTGGTTTATTTACAGATCGACAGTAATGCCCGTCGATTGCGACAGGGAGATCAGTTATTGATAAAGAATAACAGTGTCCCTGTATCGCGTAGTGGTAATCCGGGTGCATTTGATCACCGGAGTTATTGTGAATGGCAGCAGATTTACCGGCAGGTGTATCTGCAACAGGATGCCTGGCATTTGTTGCAGGAAAGAGAGGAATCTTCTATACAAAGGTGGCTGCATGTAAGTCGCGGGTATTGTTTACAAACCTTGCAGCAGTATATCGGTGGGCGCGAAGCTGCATTAGCGGCGGCTTTGCTGATAGGATACCGCTATGATCTGGATCCGGAGATGGTACAGGATTATACGAATACGGGTATCGTTCATATTATCGCTATTTCGGGTATGCACCTGGCGCTGATATATGGCGCTTTGTTATGGTTGTTGCGCTGGTGGCCTGCGCAGCGTTTCGCCGACATGCTGAAAGGAATATTGATTATTGTATTGCTGTGGGCATTTACACTGTTGACGGGAGGAGCGGCCTCTGTCTTACGTGCGACCGTGATGTTTACTTTTCTGACACTGGGGAAGTTTTTGCTGCAACGGCATACGAATGTATATAATACCCTGGCGGCATCCGCATTCCTGTTATTGTGTTATGAACCCAGGTTATTGCTGGATGTAGGTTTTCAGCTGTCGTACCTGGCAGTACTGAGTATTGTAGTGGCTTACCGCCGCTTATATTATCAGTTGCGGTTTGACAATAAATATTTGAACAGACTATGGGATATGACAGCACTGACACTGGCAGCACAGCTGTTTACGTTACCGGTATCACTTTATTACTTTCATCAGTTTCCTTTGTATTTCCTGCCGGCTAATATGATGGCAGTGCCTCTGTCAACAGTCGTATTGTATGGAGAGCTGTTACTGTTAATCGTCGGACGTATACCTGCTATCGCCGTTATGGTGGGTTCTTTGCTGAAAATGATCATGCAGCTGATGAACACACTGGTTAATCAGATCGGTCATTTGCCAGGCGCCCTGATGGCAGATACGCAACTACCTTTATTCAGTGTATTATGTCTATATGCCTGTATCGGCGGACTGCTCCTTTGGATGATGCACCAATGGAAGCCGGGGCTGTATGTATTGCTGCTTGCGATGACCAGCTGGAGTGTAGGAAGCATGTTCCTTCGCCTGAATGAACAACATCAGCGGAAAATGGTTGTTTATAACATACCCGGGCATACCGTGGTGGATATGGTGAGCGGACGCCGCGCATGGCGTTTGACCGGAAAGGGAATTACGGATACTGTATACGACCGTTATCTGCGACCGGCATATGTTTATTATGGTATCGGGGAAATCGCCGGAACCTGTGCTGAGGAGTCTCTTTTTCCTGGGTTCAGGGTGCTGGTTGCCGGCAATAAGCGGCTGGTAATCGTGGATAGTATACTGCCGAAGAGATATCCGGAGAAAAAGTTGCGGACAGATTATCTTTTACTTTCACATAATCCGCATGTGGATATCAAACAATTGGAAAAGATATTTGACGCAGCCTATTACATTTTTGACGCTTCTAACTCCCTGCGGAACATTCAACGGTGGAAAAGTGATTGTTACGTGCTAACTTTGCGCTTCTTTTCGGTTCCGGATCAGGGAGCCTATGTTGTAAATTTCTAA